In the genome of Variovorax sp. PAMC26660, the window CAGGCCAAGCTCTGGAACGGCCCCGCCGGCCGCGCCTGGGTCGACACCCAAGCATCGCTCGACCATCTGTTCCAGCCGCTTGAAGACCTGCTGGTCGAAGCGGCTTCTGCCGGAACCGGAGGGCGGGTACTCGACGTCGGTTGCGGCACGGGCGCCACCACGCTCGCCGTCGCCCGGCTTCACAGTGCGAAGAGCCAATGCGTCGGTGTCGACATCTCGGAGCCGATGATCGCCGCCGCCAGAAACCGCGCCGAACGCGAAGGCTCGCCAGCCAGCTTCATCTGCGCCAACGCCCAGACCCACGCGTTCGAGCCCGCAAGCTTCGACATGGTCATTTCGCGCCTGGGCGTCATGTTCTTCGACGATCCCGTCCGCGCCTTCGCAAACCTGCGAAGCGCGGCGCGGGACGGCGCCGAACTCCGGTTCATCGCCTGGCGCAGCGCAGCGGAAAACCCGTTCATGACCACGGCCGAGCGCGCTGCGGCCCCGCTGCTGCCGAACCTTCCCACACGCCGGCCGGGCGCACCCGGCCAGTTCGCCTTCGCCGACCGGGACCGCGTTCAGGCCGTACTGGAAGACGGCGGCTGGGCCGATGTCGACATCCGGCCGATCGATGTGGACTGCACCCTGCCCGAAAACGATTTGCTCGCATACCTGAGCCGGCTCGGCCCCGTCGGGCTGGCTCTGCAAACGTCCGACGCGCAGACGCGCGCACAGGTCATCGAAACGGTTCGCGCCGCCTTCGCCCCTTATGTGCATGGCGATGAAGTCCGCCTGAGCGCAGCGTGCTGGATGGTCAGTGCACGGGCGCCGAAGAAGGCCGTGAATGTCTGAGGCAGCGAACTATCTGGCATGCGCGCTGTTGATCGGAGCGGGTGCGACGGCGGTGATGGACCTCTGGGCCATCGTCCGCAAGCGGCTGTTCGGCCTGCCTTCGCTGGACTACGCGCTGGTCGGCCGCTGGCTCGTCTACATGACGCGTGGGCGCTTTCGCCACACACCCATCGCCGCCTCGGCGCCCGTGAATGGCGAACGCGTGATCGGATGGGCTGCGCACTACGCAATCGGCATTGCGTTCGCGGCCGTGCTGCTTTCAGTCTGGGGACTCGACTGGGCCCACCGCCCGACGCTCGGCCCCGCACTGATCGTCGGCATCGGCAGCGTGGCTGCGCCGTTCCTGGTGATGCAGCCGGGCATGGGCGCAGGCATCGCCGCCAGCCGCACGCCTCGCCCGAACGTCGCGCGTTTTCACAGCGTCGTCACGCACGGCGTTTTCGGCCTTGGCCTTTATGTGGCCGGATGGGTTTCGCGCTTGTTGCTGGGCGCGCCTCATTAGCGCAAGAGCTTGTGCAGGCTCCATGATTCGGGGCACGCTCCCGCCGACACGGTGCTCTTTTTCGCGAATGTCCCCCGCTTCGCTCCTCCTTTATTTCGTGAAAAAGAGCCCCGTATCGACGTGAGCGCTCAGAGCCGTCGTTGATCGCTGGATCACCAGCAGCGCGTCCATGTGCGAATGACGCCGGGTGCTCCCCGCAGCGAAATAAAGGAGGAGCGAAGCGGGGGACATTCGCGGAGGGGAGCTCCCGGTGTCATTCGCACAAGCCCCGAATGAACCCGCACCATACCCAACAGACCACGAACAGCCCCGAGAAAGCCCGGCCTATTTCTGCGTAGCCTCGTCATTGCCCTTGACCGCCTGGCTCTCCAGCCCCTCCTTGGGCAACAGCAACGCCAGCGCCACCACGCCCAGGCTCACGACCAGCATCATCAGGAACGTCAGATGCAGCGAGTTGCTCAGCGCCAGCCGAATGCCCGCATCCCCGGCGGCGGAGCCGTGCACCCCCTGCAACAGCAGACGCAACTGATCGTCGGTGAACATCATCGTGCCGTCGCGACGCGTCAGGCCGAAGTTGAAGACCGCACCGAAGAACGCAGCGCCCAACGCACTGCCGAGGTTGCGCGAGAACACATTCGAGGCCGTGGCGATGCCGCGCTGCGACAGCTCCACGCCCTCCTGGATCAGGATCAGCGAAGCCAGGCTCATCACCCCCATGCCCAGCCCGATGATGAACGAGCCTACGGCGGGCAACACCGGCGAGCTGCCTGCGCCGAGCAATGCAAAGGTCGACGTGCCCAGCGGAATCAACGCCCCGCCGACCACCACCATGCGCCACAGCCCGATGCGATGAAAGGTGCGCGAGGTCAGCGTCGCGCCGATGGGCCAGCCGAGCATCACCATCGTGAGCGTGAGCCCGGCGGTAACCGACGAACGCTGCAGCACCACCTGCACGTACATCGGCAAGAAGGTCGTGATGCCGATCAGCACCATGCCGGCCAGCATCGCCGCGCCGTTGACGGTCGCGATCATCCGTGCGCCCCAGAGCTTCAGCGACACCATCGGGTCGGCCGCGCGGCGCTCTTGCGCGATGAACAGCGCCAGCGTGACGACGAACAGCACGCCCCACGCAAGCGCGACGCCCGAGTTGCCGACGCCGAACTCGGTCAGCGCAATCATCAACGCCGCAATGCCGACGGTGAACAGCACCGCGCCCACCATGTCGATGGACGAACGCCGCACGGTCGGCGCTTCGTGCAGGTAGAACCAGAAGCCCGCCGCTGCGGCCAGCCCGATGGGCACGTTGATCCAGAAGATCCAGCCCCACGAAAGCTTCTGCACGATCAGCGCGCCGATCATCGGACCGACCACCGCCGACACCGCCCAGACGCTGGCGAGGTAGCCCTGCACCTTGCCGCGCTCGCGCGCCGGATACAGGTCGCCGACGATGGTGAGCGACACCGGTTGTATCGCGCCCGCGCCAATGCCCTGGATCAACCTGAAGCAGATCATGGCCGGCATCGACCACGAGAAGCCGGCCAGCACCGAGCCGACGATGAAGATGGCGATGCCTACGAACATGATGGGCTTGCGCCCGTACAGGTCGGACAGCTTGCCGAACACCACCGTCATGGCGGTCTGCGCGAGCAGGAAGGATGCGAACACCCAACTGTAGAGATGCAGGCCGCCGAGTTCGGAGGCGATCTGCGGCATGACGGTCGAGACGATCGTGGCTTCGATGGCGACCATGGCCATGGAAGCCATGATCGATGCGATGACCAGGGGGCGGTTTGTTGTTTTGGTGCTGGCGCTCATGGGGCTTCTTCGGGGCCGGAAAGCGGCCCGCGGACGAAGATGTCCGGCAGGCGCCGAGGTGTTGTTGGCCGCGAGGCCCCGATGCTACCGAGGTGCGCGATTCCGCGCTTGCGCTCAGGCTCTCGCTCGCTCAGCCCGCGTTCAGCGCCGAGGTGCCTTCGTAGATGTAGCGACGCGACCACGGCAGCGTCTTCGCCGCACGGCCCGCCTTGCGCCCGACGATCTGGTAGATCGCCACGTCGTCGTTCTCGAAGGCATAGGCGCAGCCCGCGAGGTAGATGCGCCAGATGCGGAACTTCTCTTCGTCGACCAGCGCGTGGGCCTTGTCGCTGTTGGCCTCGTAGTTGTCGCTCCAAAGGCGCAGTGTCTGCGCGTAGTGGCGGCGTAAATTCTCCACGTCGAAGGCTTCCAGGCCGCCTTGCTGCATGGCCTGCAGCGTCAGGCTGATGTGCGGCAGCTCGCCGTTCGGGAACACATAGCGGTCGATGAAGTCGCCTCCGCCATAAGACACGCCGCCGCCTTCGGGGTCGGACGAGGTGATGCCGTGGTTCATCACCACGCCGTCGTCGGCCAGCAGTTCCTGCACGCGCTTGAAATACGCGGTCAGGTTCTTGCGGCCCACGTGCTCGAACATGCCCACGCTGGTGATGCGGTCGAACTGGCCGGTCACGTCGCGGTAGTCCTGCAGGCGGATCTCGATGCGGTCCTGCAGGCCGGCCGCGCGCACGCGCTCGGTCGCCAGCTCGAACTGGTTCTGCGACAGCGTGACGCCCACGCAGCGCGCGCCGAACTTCTGCGCCGCGCGGATCACCAGTGCGCCCCAGCCGCAGCCGATGTCGAGCAGGGTCTGGCCCGGCTTGAGTTCGATCTTGGTGAGGATGTGGTCTATTTTCTTCAGTTGCGCGGTGGCGAGGTCTTCGTCGCCGTTCTCGAAGTAGGCGCACGAATAGACCATGTTCGGATCGAGCCACAGTTGGTAGAACTCGTTCGATACGTCGTAGTGGTACTCGATGGCTTTCTTGTCCGACGACTTGGTGTGCGTGAAGTAGCGCGCCATGTTCTGCAGCGCGCCGCCGGGCTTGTCGATCGATGTCTTGGCCAGCCCGTAGGCGATGTCGATGACGTCGCTGAGCTTGCCTTCGATGTCGATCTTGCTCTTGACGTAAGCCTCGCCCAGGTTGTCGAGCGTAGGCTGCAGCATCAGCGACAGCGCAGCCGGCGACTTGACATGCAGCGTGACCGAAGGCCCGCTGAAGGTGCCGAAGTCATAGGACTGGCCGTCCCACAAGGTCAGTCGCGCAGGCAGGTTGGCGCGAGCGCGAACTGCGGCGCACCACTGCGCCAGCTTCTTTTCCCAAAGCATGCAATTTCTCCATGTTGTTAGGTTGCCCCGACCCCATGGGCCGGGCTGCTGCAGCGAACAAAACGATAGCGAGATTTTGTAAAACTTGCATGGTGTGGACAACGCAGGAAATCGCAGTAAGTGCTACAAGGCTCCCGGCTTGCGTTGCACCCAGGGCGCGGCGCGCTCCAGCTCGAAGGCCAGGCCGAACAGCGTGGATTCATTGCCCATGCGTGCCGCGAACTGGCTGCCGATGGGCAAGCCCGATGCACCCTGGGCGAGCGGCACCGACATCGCGGGCGTGCCTGCCACGTTGTGCATCGGTGTGTACGACACGTAGGTCATGAGCCGCTCGTACATCTGCGCACCGGGCACGTCAGGGCCGAGGAAACCCAATGCTGGTGGCTCTTCATGAAGCACCGGTGTCAACATCACGTCGACGGTCTGGAAGAAGGCATCGAAGCGCCGCGAGAGTTCCGCGAAATACACGCCGGCCTTCGCGCCGGCATCGGCGGGTTGCCTGCGGAAATGCGCGCTGAGGTACAGCGTCCAGGGCTCCAGCATGTCTTCGGCTCGCAGGCCCTGCGTCTCGGCCATGCGCCGCATGCGATCGGCACCGCTGCTCCACGCCACCATGAAATGCGTGAAGAACTCTTCGCCGTTCACGGGCAGGCGCACTGGTTCGACATGGTGGCCGATGCCCGCGCAGAGCCTTGCGCTTTCTTCGAGCGCCGAGCGCACGGAAGGCGCGGCCTGCTGCCCGAACACATTGGCGGTCGAGAAGCCGATCTTCAGCCGCCGTGCGCCCAGCGGGTCGAGCACCGGTGCGGGCTTCAGCGGTGCCTGCGCATCTTGCCGCTGGTTCCATGCGAACAGGCGTGCGCTGTCGCGCACAGAGCGGCTCACACAATGCTCCACGCCCGAATCGGTGGCGCGCGAGCCGACCATGCGGCTGCGGCTCGGCTTGAGCCCGAAGAGGCCGCAGCACGACGCGGGAATGCGGATCGAA includes:
- a CDS encoding class I SAM-dependent methyltransferase; the protein is MTITHPTGDEQAKLWNGPAGRAWVDTQASLDHLFQPLEDLLVEAASAGTGGRVLDVGCGTGATTLAVARLHSAKSQCVGVDISEPMIAAARNRAEREGSPASFICANAQTHAFEPASFDMVISRLGVMFFDDPVRAFANLRSAARDGAELRFIAWRSAAENPFMTTAERAAAPLLPNLPTRRPGAPGQFAFADRDRVQAVLEDGGWADVDIRPIDVDCTLPENDLLAYLSRLGPVGLALQTSDAQTRAQVIETVRAAFAPYVHGDEVRLSAACWMVSARAPKKAVNV
- a CDS encoding DUF2938 domain-containing protein, which translates into the protein MSEAANYLACALLIGAGATAVMDLWAIVRKRLFGLPSLDYALVGRWLVYMTRGRFRHTPIAASAPVNGERVIGWAAHYAIGIAFAAVLLSVWGLDWAHRPTLGPALIVGIGSVAAPFLVMQPGMGAGIAASRTPRPNVARFHSVVTHGVFGLGLYVAGWVSRLLLGAPH
- a CDS encoding MFS transporter translates to MSASTKTTNRPLVIASIMASMAMVAIEATIVSTVMPQIASELGGLHLYSWVFASFLLAQTAMTVVFGKLSDLYGRKPIMFVGIAIFIVGSVLAGFSWSMPAMICFRLIQGIGAGAIQPVSLTIVGDLYPARERGKVQGYLASVWAVSAVVGPMIGALIVQKLSWGWIFWINVPIGLAAAAGFWFYLHEAPTVRRSSIDMVGAVLFTVGIAALMIALTEFGVGNSGVALAWGVLFVVTLALFIAQERRAADPMVSLKLWGARMIATVNGAAMLAGMVLIGITTFLPMYVQVVLQRSSVTAGLTLTMVMLGWPIGATLTSRTFHRIGLWRMVVVGGALIPLGTSTFALLGAGSSPVLPAVGSFIIGLGMGVMSLASLILIQEGVELSQRGIATASNVFSRNLGSALGAAFFGAVFNFGLTRRDGTMMFTDDQLRLLLQGVHGSAAGDAGIRLALSNSLHLTFLMMLVVSLGVVALALLLPKEGLESQAVKGNDEATQK
- a CDS encoding SAM-dependent methyltransferase, with translation MLWEKKLAQWCAAVRARANLPARLTLWDGQSYDFGTFSGPSVTLHVKSPAALSLMLQPTLDNLGEAYVKSKIDIEGKLSDVIDIAYGLAKTSIDKPGGALQNMARYFTHTKSSDKKAIEYHYDVSNEFYQLWLDPNMVYSCAYFENGDEDLATAQLKKIDHILTKIELKPGQTLLDIGCGWGALVIRAAQKFGARCVGVTLSQNQFELATERVRAAGLQDRIEIRLQDYRDVTGQFDRITSVGMFEHVGRKNLTAYFKRVQELLADDGVVMNHGITSSDPEGGGVSYGGGDFIDRYVFPNGELPHISLTLQAMQQGGLEAFDVENLRRHYAQTLRLWSDNYEANSDKAHALVDEEKFRIWRIYLAGCAYAFENDDVAIYQIVGRKAGRAAKTLPWSRRYIYEGTSALNAG
- a CDS encoding amidase family protein, which produces MDRRQLLLGAGASLGGTTLAGCAAFDRPVAARRDDFAGLDATAQAELVQRREVTPGELLEAAIVRIEALNPRLNAIVTPLYERARGEARSQLPAGPFQGVPYAIKDMLDLQGTRRTSGSRLFARNISQDTSEIVTRSVAAGLVIVGKTNTPEFALNGSTEPVLFGPSRNPWDTARSSGGSSGGAAVAVASGMVPIAHASDGGGSIRIPASCCGLFGLKPSRSRMVGSRATDSGVEHCVSRSVRDSARLFAWNQRQDAQAPLKPAPVLDPLGARRLKIGFSTANVFGQQAAPSVRSALEESARLCAGIGHHVEPVRLPVNGEEFFTHFMVAWSSGADRMRRMAETQGLRAEDMLEPWTLYLSAHFRRQPADAGAKAGVYFAELSRRFDAFFQTVDVMLTPVLHEEPPALGFLGPDVPGAQMYERLMTYVSYTPMHNVAGTPAMSVPLAQGASGLPIGSQFAARMGNESTLFGLAFELERAAPWVQRKPGAL